Genomic window (Drosophila ananassae strain 14024-0371.13 chromosome 3L, ASM1763931v2, whole genome shotgun sequence):
AGGATGAAAGCTCCAATCTGAGAGGGGGAGTACACCTTTCCGTCGGTGGCCGATACCCAGGCATCGCCGTTGGACGCCTTGACCACCTTGTAGGACAGGTTGGTGATGTCCTTCTTCACCTCGGGATCGTCGAAACGACGGCCAATCAGACGCTTTGTGGCATAGAAGGTGTTGGCCGAGTTGGTCACAGCCTGACGCTTGGCGGGCATGCCCACCAGACGCTCGCCGTCCTTGGTGAAGGCGACATGGGAGGGCGTGGTGCGGGCACCCTCGGCATTCTCGATAACCTTCGCTTGTTTACCCTCCATCACGGCCAAGCAGGAGTTGGTGGTTCCCAGATCGATGCCAATAACAGCACCTTTGACCTCGCCAGAcctaaaaaaaagaaggggGATGGTTAGTCGGTGATAAGGCCGCCGGCAACAAGTGGAGATAAGCGCCACGTTTCTTTTGCTAGATATTTCCAATTATCGCTAGGGAGGATCTAGCTTAGATCTTTTCATTTTGGGAATGATGCAACGTGAAGTCGCTTCTGGAAATTCAAATGTTTGCATACAGAGCAATTACATAAGCGGGAAAGCATATAATATGCTTCGCGATTGGGAACCGATATTTTCGTTTAAGAATTAACCTAGGCTGACTTACTTATAGCGCATCTGAGCCGATAATCCATTGCTAGCACCTGGCAGAgtctgaaaaaaataatagaaagaGTCAACACGAGTTGCCGTCGAATATTCGCGTAAAACATGACCCGCAGCGGAGCCGCACATGCCGCACTTTACATAATAGTCGGCGGATACTTACGCGGAATATGCCAGAAGCTCCAGAAAGGTTTGTTGGAGCAACGCCGACCTGGCGGGCGAGACGAGGCAGAAACTTGGGTACACGCAGCATCTTGGCTTGGGGTATATTCTACTTCTGCAATTTAACACGAACAATTGTCAAATTAAAGCAAAATTTCGTCAGAACAGAGCACGGCGAGCGAGCACGTTTCTTCCCGTGAGAGGGCTGGAGGTAAGTAATCGTTATCGAGTCGGACGATATGCGATAGTGAGGCCAGGGCTGCCGAGGTGGGTGTGCTTCTTCAATTTCGAACTGGGATTCCCCGTCTGGTGTATATAAATGTTTTCAAATTCTTTCTTTCTAGCACAATGTCATTTCAGTATGTGGGGATAGGAAAGCTCACTAGATGGACTAGGATCTAATATGTCCAAATGAAGTTTTTTGCgaataaaatttcaaacacTGAAATTGCATGctttgaaaaatattccaaatcTATCTGTGTGTCGTTCGAAAtcttttcaaaaacttttttttttccttttattgTGATCCGATAGCTGGACCTAAGCTTCTGCATCTCATCCCTAGGCGGCCGTTGTTTTGGAAGTAGCTTAATAGTATGACCGCACCGGTCACTTTTGGGGGAAACTATCGTAAGGCACATTTTAACACATGTATATCAGTCTATCATTGCGTAAAAGTATCCAAAAATTTCGAAATCCCAAATTAACACTTAGAACGCCGGTAAGATCCGTGCGCTGCCGGTTCCGTGCCTCCGTACCTGCACCTGTCCCACGTCCGAAGGATATCCAAGTAGCAACCGAGGCAGTGGATCAGCGCAATGGCTTCGGATCATGAAGAATCAGACGCTGAGCTGGAGGAGAACTACTACACATTTCTGAATTTACCACGGGATGTATGTGCAGCGTCATCTCCAGATAACTGTCCACTAATCACCATTCATTCTAGGCCACTGCGGAGCAGATTAACACGGCGTACCGGAAACAGAGTCGCATTTATCATCCGGATAAGCATCTTGACCCGGACAGTAAGAAGAAGGCGGAGATCATGTTCAATCGTACCAAACGTGCCTACGAGGTGCTGTCGGATCCCCACCAGCGGGCCATCTACGATTCGGTGGGGGAAAAGGGTCTGCGCACCGAGGGCTGGGAGATCGTCCACCGGACCAAGACGCCGGCAGAGATTCGGGAGGAGTACGAGCGCCTAGCACAGGCTGCCGCCGAGCGACGGCTCCAGCAGCGAACGAATCCTCGCGGCAACATTACCATTAATGTAAACGCCACAGAAATATTTGCTCCGTACGATGACACGGAAATGCCGCGCGTGGAGATCGGCTCTATGAGCATTGCCCAGTCCATAGAAGCTCCAATCACGCGGAAGGATATGATCATCATGAGTGGCAACCTGTACTCTTCAAATGGCAATGGTAGTGGCGGCTTTGTAGTAGCCGGACGTCGGCTGCTCAATAAAGGTTGGCTGGAGCTTTGTGCTGGTGCGGGCAACGGCTTTCTGCTGGGTCTTAAGGGTATGTGTCACTCGCAAAGCTCGAATCTTTATCGTCACATATCTAAAGTACCCCCTCTTTTTAGGTGGACGCACTTTGACCCAGAAGCTGACGCTCAACGGTGGCACAAACCTGAACTTCCGGGACAACGGGGTGATACCTGCCTTGTTTTCTACGCTAGCCGTGCAGCTGGACAAACACACCATGGGAAGTCTCACGTTAAACGCTGGTCCCCAATCCTCCATGTCTACGCAGATCGATCACTCCAAGGAGAACTACTCGCTGAGCACGTCCTTTGTGATTGGCACGCCGCACGTCTACTTTGGTCTCTCTTACACTCGAAAGTTGATGGAGAATGAACTAAAGCTGAAACTAGCCACCAAGTATGGATACCCGACAGCTGGCTCCAAAAGGTGTGATTACTATTTTTATTCATTACAGAGTGGGAACTTTTGGATTCTTGGGCGAGTACGGCTTGGAAAAGAAGGTGTCCAAATACAGCTCGGTGACGGCAACGGTTTCAATTGGCGTGCCTTCTGGTGTCATCCTGAAATTCAAGTGCGTTAACTCCAAACTTTCTTTACCTCCAATCCATCATTGGTTTATTTCTTTCCCAGAATACTTCGTTCAAATCAATCGTATGTATTTCCCATCCACTTGAGCGATGAAATAGTTCCTGCTGCCGTTTTCTACGCCTCAGTCACTCCGGTGATCGCGTGGTTCTTCATCAAGAAGACAGTGATGGACCCCATGGAGGCGGAGAAGAAAAGTATCGAGGTGGAGCGAACGAAACGGCAGAACGAACAGAGGCTGTCGGCCAAGCGGCAGGAGGCGAGTGCTGCTGTCCATTTGATGCAGCGAACCTACAATCGGATTATGACCGAAGAGTTGGAGCGGATGGGTCTGATTGTGACGCGGGCCATATACGGCTGTACAGTGGAGGGTAGTACTCAGTTCAAGCCGGAGCAGTCGCTGGACGTGACAATACCTATTCAGTGCCTCGTTAAGGACGGAACCCTGCAGCTTTATGAGTCATCAAAGGTTAGTAATTAACTTCTTTAAACTATTCAGTGAAATAATCCTGTTTTTGCCAATAACAGAGCGACCTGCCTGGTTTTTATGATCCCAGTATCGGAGATGAGAAGATACTGCGGATCGAGTACACCTATCAGAACCAGTTCCAAATAATCAACGTCAAGGACAATGAGGCGCTACGACTTCCAATGCCAGGATAGTGTGACATCGCTGCGCTGCACTGAACTGCACTGCCCGGCAATTAGTATAAATCTTCAGTTGTGTTTGTATCttgtttttattctttataGAAAAGACCCATTCCCAGGACATGGGGCAAATATCGCTTGTTAGTATATTTACCCCCATTTACAATGCCACTCTGTAATTCCCCATTTTTGGGACAGCTATGAGATCCGTATCGCGCAATAAAGCAGAAAACGAAATTGATTGGAAATGAGAAATATATGatattttgagatattttttcggctacttttatttttaatttttaacttaaaataaaataattttattttaaagtataatttattaaaattaattgttttaaaGTGTTATCgatattaatttaaaagtcCCGCCGATAACCACAACAGCGTTACTGTTAGTGCAGGCGCATGACAACCCCGATCTGGGGGAGAAAACTCGGAGTCAGCTGTGTTACTGCTGAGTTCGAGGAGTTGCAAGTTTTTACGTTTCAGATTCTGGCGACAACCGTTTGGAGCTGAAAATGCCTCTGCGGAGGGGAAACGAGTTGAGCAGAGTATGATGCAATCCTTGGACCATGATCGGATTCACAAGGGCGAATCTCATCCGCTTCGTGGCCGGCGCAATCTGCTTGTTGCTGGTGGTTAACTTTTTGGGCTTCCGCACCGACGGGGCCAGTGGCACCTCCCTAAGCAAGCTCAGGTAGGTTGCAGTCCATTTCCGCCTACTGTTTATACTAAGGATCACTTTTTTTCCATAGCATCCGGCGTGTACACAAATATGCGCATATCTacggcaacagcagcaagcTGCCCGCTGCTCCACTGGCCATGTCCAAGGAGCGCGAGCAACTGCTGGAAGGCGGACCCAACTCCACCTCAACGACTGTGATTGCGACTGCAAACTTTACTTCCATTCCACAAGACTTATCGCACATCCCGCTGAGCACGTACAAGGCTCTGCCCATGGGTCGAAAAACCAGTTCCGCCCTCCATGCCAACTGCACTGATCCCGATCCCCGTGATGGTATCTAAAACACAAGTCTTTAAAGCTTCAGATTTTACTAAAACTGTATTACAGGTGGACCTATCACACCGAACACTACCCTCGAATCATTGGACATTATCGAAGCTGAGCTGGGTCCGCTTTTGCGCCCTGGTGGTGCCTTTCAGCCCGATAAGTGCAATGCCCAGCACCACGTAGCCATTGTGGTGCCCTTCCGAGACCGGTACGCCCACTTGTCCGTCTTCCTACGCAACATTCACCCGTTCCTGATGAAGCAGCGCATCGCTTATCGCATTTTTATAGTCGAGCAGACCAATGGTAAGCCCTTCAATCGGGCAGCTATGATGAACATTGGTTTTTTGGAGGCCTTAAAGGTGTTCCAGTGGGATTGTTTCATATTCCACGACGTGGATCTGTTGCCTCTGGATGACCGAAATCTGTACAACTGTCCTCGTCAGCCGCGGCACATGTCGGTGGCGATAGATACCCTCAACTTCAAGTAATTAGAAATTGGAAGATAACATATAATGAATGAAGAAATTAAGTCATTAATTTGATATCTAGGTTGCCTTATCGATCAATATTTGGCGGAGTCTCTGCCATGACGCGTGAGCATTTCCAGGCGGTTAATGGGTTTTCCAACTCGTTCTTTGGCTGGGGTGGTGAGGATGATGACATGTCCAACCGCCTGAAGCATGCCAACCTATTCATATCAAGGTACCCCGTCAACATAGCCCGCTACAAGATGCTAAAGCATCAGAAGGAGAAGGCCAATCCAAAGCGGTAaatatgaaatacattttaatcCTTTAAACATTGACTATCCTTTTCCTTTTTAGGTATGAGAATCTACAGAATGGCATGAGTAAAATTGAGAGCGATGGCATCAACTCGATCAAGTATGTTATTTACAGCATCAAGGAGTTCCCGACCTTCACTTGGTATTTAGCTGAGCTAAAGAACTCCGAGCGCAAGAGTTAGCCTACGTAAAAGTGCGTGACCTTTCAAACTATCCAATATTCGTATGTACAAAGGACAACATTACTTTCACGAATCGTAGAGTCTCTTATTAGAGTAGCCCGAAAAAAAGACATCTCATGGCAACATGATcaagatatacatatatatatattagacaCATATTGTGTGCATATGGTAGCAAGTCCAATACTATACTCATATTACTATGTAGTATACTTTTTAATCCATATTTTAGCTTCAATTCGTAATCCAAGAACAAATAGTAAGAACTCGTCTCTGTAGCCGTAATCGATCGTCCCTTTTAATATTCAATACCATATGTGACAAAGAATACTTATAAACGTTATAcactttttgttatttttaagttttgttaagttgttttgcttttttgttaCCATTCAATTTTATGAACTTCTCGAAAGACACCTACACCTATTCCTCTGAGGTGAAAATGTAGATATTACTTTTGTGATATGCAAATTGTTATTCGATCAAAAACGATTtataccaaaataaaaactcgAAAAAACTTTTACTATACCATATTCAGATGTTCAGATATAATATTTCGCTTTCGACCCCCCACGCATTGAAATCAGACAGTTCGTTGCTTCGTTTGTTAGATATCGTTTTTATTATGGTTACTACGTGTATTAGAGATAGTATTTATGGCTTTGTAACGACTGGGTTACCATTTTAAGTCGCAGTTACGTTTATGGTTTATGATTAGTGGGTATTCGGGGGCGATGGCGTTTGGCGACTGGCGAAAACGAATAATAATCGCAAATAATGGCGAGGGGAATCGGATTCCACGGCTCATTTATTAGTGTTTGGCTGGTTGGTTGGCATATATGTTGTATATGCGATATGCAAAAATACAGTTAAAACAATATCCAGTATCCCATTCGTTTTCCGGGGGACACCGCTGGTAAATGCTTGAGCAACAATTTCGAGCAACCTATATCCAAATTCGAATCAAAATCATACAAAATACAACAATCCGATCATCCGTAGGGGATAGTGACGGATCACAAATTATATACATAGACAATAATAACGTATAAAATAGACAATTATAAATTTGGCAATCAAATTACGAGTACAACACACATTATAGCAACAAGCAAACCCAATAGTAGTTAGACAATAGATAGAGAGCAACATTTTTACGGGGGAAGAGCAGGACTGGGCAGGGCAGGATTTAGCGTTAGATAATTAGAAACCTATGTACAAGTAAAGATTCCGGGCGATCTCTGCTCGATCTACATAATGGAGCAGGGCATGGCACAGCAGAGGGGCAGACACACCGGCACCACGGCGCCCCCGGACTTGGTTTTCGTCTTTGACTTGGAGCCGGACTCGTACTCATACATTCCCGAGCCCTTGGCCCAGCGTCCCTAAAAAATGGATTTATGTAAATAAAGGTTTCTTGaagaattatttataaatactCACTCCTGAAGCAGATCCGGCATGCATCTCCTCGCGCTTCATTATGATGGTGTCGTGTCCTGGCGGATAGTAGACCTCCTTGCCGGCCTTGTTCACGGACGGCACATGCTGCTGGTTGGGCGAGGCCACTGCTGTCTCGATTTCACGCTTGCGCACTGGAGTCTCCAAGGTATCCACATGGTCAGTGGTCTGGAAAGGCACATGGTATGAGGTAAGGTATAATTATCGTTTCAGTAATCACTGTAtcttcaaaataaattaacgcTAATTTGATTGGTAAACAAAGCTATAATTATTCTAATTTTCTCGCATTCTCCAATTCGAGAGGAATTGACAACAACGAGCGAAAACGTATTATATACTTACAGTTCCAAAGCTCTGCATCAGATCATCCACCCGCTGGGGAGGATTGGCATTCACTGGATACTCCACGCCATCGACTGGGAACGGCGACGGGGATCCAAAGTCCGGTCCGCGACGATTGTTCGTGTTGGTGGTCGAGGAGTACTTGTAGCTGTATGTGGTGGAGTTTGGCGGATATCCGTTTCCGTTTGGCGGATGCTGGGGCGGATAAGCGTTGATCGGCGGCAGCTGCTTCAGAGGAGCGGGCTGGGGCTCGTAGGGAGCTCCGCCATTGGGTGGTCCATGGATGCTGTTCACCGTGTTCGAGGTCTCCGTCTCCTTGTAGTAGTAGCGGTTCACCCCCGGCTGCAGGGGCGGACTGTGTGGTCCACCGTAGTTGGGACTGTGAGCCGGACTGTGTGGCGCCGGATAGCGCTGCTGCGGTGGCAGCTCATTGATCGTATTCACGTGATCCGTTTTGTGGATGTTGTAGACCACGGTACGGTTGCCCGGAGGCGTACCGGCCGGTCCCGATCCTAGAGGCAATTGGCGCGGCTGGGGGCTGACGCCGCGAGTGGTGGTCTCCTTGTGCTCCCGAATCTCGTACGACTGATTGGTGACTAAGGGGCGGTCGTTGGGCTTATTCAGCGTGGAGTAGCTCTCCGTGTTGTAGACCACGGTTTGGGGCACATGGGACGTGTGCGGAACCGGCGAAAGCTGCGAGTAGTTCTGGCTGGAGTTGTGCGACTCGTGGAGCTTGTAGCTGCTGCTCAGAGTATTCGAGTTGCTCAGGTTGTGGCTTCGGTTAATGGTGCTGGTGTTGCTTCCGGGACCAGTGGCCGGAATCTCGTAAGTGTATGTCCTGACTGTGGTGGTCACCTTAGTGCCGGGGGCAGGCAGGATGCCATCGCTCAGGGCGATGTCCTGCAGCTCCTTGTCGATGGTGGTGCCGCTGGTCACCGTCTGGGTGCTGGTGGTTCccggcagcagctccaggtTGTTGTTAATAGTGCGGTTGCTCTCATAGATCTTCTTACTCTCGTAGTGACCACCACTGGGAGAGGGAGCTGAAATTAATAGAAAGCTATTAGACTTTGCATTCCTTTCTAGGATTACAGTCACCTACCCAGGCTATAAGGCTTATCCCTGGTCTGGAACTCGTCCCGTTTCAAGCTGGAATACTTGGCCGTGGACTGCAGAGTGCTGTAGTCAGTGGGATTGAAGGTCTCCACATCGTCGATGAAGGGCTGTTGGCCTCCGGAGCCGGAGTGCTTGGAGGTCTTCACCACACGAGTAGTCCTCGTTACGGTTCCCGAAGGATCAGTACGTTCCCTAGTGATAGCCAGTAATATATGAAGCATAATCTAATAACGTAGAACTCTAGAGGAACTCACAGTGTCCTATAGGAAGTTCCATTGCTGGGCAGCAGTTCCCGATCCCTGCTGGTATTCTGACGCTCCTGCTTCAGGTCCTCCAAGAGGGCATCCAGCTGGTCGATGTTCTGATCGGCTGGTTTACCTTGGTATGAGACATTGTTGTCTGCCGAGCTTGAGTATTGATAGGAAGACTTCTTATAGGAGTAGTTTTTGTCGTTCTAGAAGATAAAAAAACTTATATAACTGAAAAGATTAATCCTTGAAATATATATCCTACCTTGCCCCATTTCGAGGGCTTGTCCCGCAACGAGGATGAGTAATTTTCCGAACTGCTCGAGTACTGCATGTCCAATTAGTATTTTGCTGTAACGGAAATGAATATCATtcataaattattcaaattctaCGTGTGAGTAACTCAAGGGAGACGTGGGTGTCTGCGAAACACGTAATCATGGATTGCGTCCCCGAATGGCAggttgaacatttttttttattcaaggCGGTTCACAAGAATTCAAGGCATTTTTCCCACCCACACAATTCAAACAAAAATGGCCGCATTCGTCATTTCAATCTCAATCTGAATCTGAAGTGAGAACTTTTGGCGCATTAATGGAAGCTTAAGTCATCTGAAGTGGGCAACACTTGAGAGCACAAAGGCGCGGAAcgccaaaacaacaacagaacGGCGGGGGCCGCCAGCCAGCCGAAGACAAAATGCTCTGAAATTCTGACACTTTCTTCAAAAGACTTTATTAGGTGGGCTCAAAGCTACGTCTTTATGAGCAAGCTCTTTAAATGGAATTAAGAATAAAATACCGCcgataaaataataaataaccgAATACAGTGATAATATATTCACATAATACAAATGGCATCATTGAGAATTGAAATCGCTACTTTTTTAAAAGAGCTCGTTTTAAAATCCATGACTTCATATATTActccctgcgatggctatatcttccaCAAGTTTCATCCGATTCAAGAAAGGAATACCTTAGAAGATTTGTGGTTCGATTCCCAgtaaaactgcatcaaaatcttcaAACGAATTTTTGGAtcgatatttttccattttttgtggggcatccccttgGAAATTCCAGGATAcccccatatggccccttctgatgtccatatcttcgacaattttcatccgatccttgaaaggaataccttaaaagattcgtagTTCGATTTCTAatcaaactgcatcaaaatctggaaacgaCTTTTTAGAtcgatatttttccattttttgtggGGCAACCCCTTGGAAATTCCAGGATATCCCCATACGGCCCCTTCAGATGTCCATATCTTcgacaattttcatccgatccttgaaaggaataccttaaaggATTCGTAGTTCGATTTCTAatcaaactgcatcaaaatctcgaAACGACTTTTTAGATCGaaatttttgccattttttgtgGGGCAACCCCTTGGAAATTCCAGGATATCCCCATACGGCCCCTTCAGATGTCCATATCTTcgacaattttcatccgatccttgaaagAAATACCTTAAAGGATTCGTAGTTCGATTTTCTAGTTCGATCAAACTGCTTCAAAATCTCGAAACGAATTTTTAGATCgatatttttccattgtttTTGGGATCCCCTTTCCTGGATTTCCATATGTGCCCCGTGGGATGGATATAACTCTCATTGTTTCTAAGGTTAAATacgaaataattataaattagtTTGAATGAGTATAAATCTTAAAAGCACATGTTTTCAAAATTAACGAGAATAGTTTAAGcgtaaaaaacaaattattttcacaTTTTGACGTACAAATTTCTGAACAATAGACACATGTAATGTTTCtttagaaatataaaaatatcgatgAGCTTTTTCGTAAATCTTGTCAGTGAATTTACAATGCCCTTTTGGCAGAGTACcccgaaaaaaataaagactGTGGCATTGAAACTCAGAACTGGCACACAAACGCtccaaaaaacacacaaatgtggcaggcaggcaggcgcAAAAAGTCGAAATATTCAATGTCAAACTGGTTTTCACTTTCGGCGTGTCCTTAAACTCCTTTTTTGTCTGGGGCCGCATACACTCACGTCAAAACATCCGGAGAAAATATATACAGTGTATAttggtgtgtgttttttgttgtcaGTTCGGGCTTAATTTTGTTGTTACTGGTGGTGCAGCTTTTGCGATTTAACGATAACCTTGAGGAGAGAGATACAAAGATAGAGAACGAGACGATGATGCAAAAATCTGGCCAAGCACACAAGGATGACCGTCGATGATGTCATATGTTTATACAGAATATATAGCAATAGTAAGTCGGAGCTTGACAGCAACTGCATTAAACGTCAGCTCTGGCTAACTGGCTTAAGTAATCAAATCAAGGCGTTCAGACTTTAAATAAATCACCTTTGAGTGAggatggggatgggggatGCCTCGCCATATGGTCAACAGAATAGAGCTAATAAAGACGAACAACGAACAGcagaaatataaaataaaaacctcGCACACAGGCCAAAAACACGCATAAAATAGCataatatacaataaataaaaggccAAATCTAATTGACGCCGTCGCCGTCGTCAGCTCCGCCCCATTCCGCCGCCCACTCCACCCCCACCTATTCCTTAGCACGTTTTTAGTAGCGTTCGGGGTCTCGATTTTGGCGACAACCGAGGAAAAATAAAGCGCCGAGAGCTAAATCGATCGGAGAGCAAAGCGCGTGTTttgcttttagttttttacttttgtttttgcaTTAGCATTCGCACAACTACATAGATGtgtgtatgtacatatatgctGCCCGCGGGTCACAGAATGATCTCATATACCCACGAGATAGAAGCTCCATGGAAACATGTTGCTGTTTTCCAGACACCTTAACCCTTAGAGGGCCCACGTGTCGTATGCGTAACTTTTGAAAGCAAGGCGCCATTTTGTTCAAGAAAATTTTCTTAATTTGGTTCTATGAATAATTCAATCAGGTGTTTAAGAATTATTGgatttctaattttaaattccaaatattattaaaGTTGAAtcatatttgtttgtttgtttaatcAACAAAAGATCTTTTATGTTTTCACTTTTCTCTAAACAAAGAACTATCTTTCATAAAGGCTCGTCAAATAATCTAGTCCTACATTATTACAAGTGCTTAATTATAGTATTTTTAGACTAattgccaataaaaaggaatataTTTCCCCTTCATTTGAAATCTACCATTCTTTGTTTTTCAACGAGAACTAAAAAGTTCCAAAGCACAAACTGGAGTAGCTGTGGCGTGGGTTAAAATCGGGGGAAGTGAGATCGCTGATCTCTGATCGCCAAATGCCAGACCGTATACGTGGGCCATGGTAATagcaaacataaaataaacaaataccTCGTTCGCAACGAGTTTGAAATGgccgaaaagcgaaaaaaagcgAAGGTGTTGTTGTCGTCCCCGCACCGTTCTTGTTGTTCAAAATTTCCGAAAAATCAAACCGAAAACGTAGGCGAAATTTTACGTTTATATGTGCCGTCAGGCATGTATCATTATCTATATGTGTTCTAGGTAGTCTTGCCGCTTTTTTGTGTGTCTTTGAATGGTAGTAGTACATATATCCGTATCTGTGAGTTGCCAATTTGTGGCagacacccacacacaccaaAGTCAGTGAGTTCAAGCCGAGCGGACGCCGTTTGAACTTGGCTAATTTAAACGAAAGTTTAGTGCGCCACAAATACACGAAAAATAGAGATACAAAACACTGCCACAGAACAGATACTGAGATACATCATCATTGCTCTTCAGGCGAATTTCCGAACACTTTTTCGACTTTTGCCgagccatttttttttttgttgttattttggctttttggTTGGTTGGTCGGTCGGCTGGTATATGAAAACAAATAATTCTATTTTTAGTTCACTGCCACTGTTCTTTCAATTTGAATACGGAATACTGCGCCACCGTCTGTTTGAGATGTGTTGTTCGGGGAAATAAATCGAGTGTACACCGTACATGAATCATCTGGCCAACAAGAGATACATATAGGGCAGAAGATACATCTCTAAAGTGAATAGGATGCGTTAGCTGCTTTTCGAATTTCGAATTTCACTTTAAAAAGCGAGTACTTCCACGTACAGAAATACCATTACATCTATGTATCTACAAAAACAAATTCCACCGACACGTAGGGAAAACTCGTTTCGGACTTTGTTGTGTTTGcgtgttgatttttttttttagttttttttttcgctgtgTTTTTAAACTAAGCTCGTCTGCCAgttcaatagacaaaaaccaCAAACCCACACGCTCTTTCTCTTCAAATATTTGTATCTTATGGATACATATGCATGTATCTCACTCTCTAtctctcacacacactcactgTGCACTTTTTCAAAACTCCAAAACGGCAGTTGAATGGGGAAGGAAAATTTCTGCAATGTGCGGGAAATTCGCTGTCAGTGTATTAGTGTTCGATCGCTCCCAGCACTGGTGTAACGGTACACAGTACGCGATTTAGTAGTAGTATCTAAGTAGTTAAAGGGTttcgcttttctttttttcgcaGCTGCTGGCGCGTTCGCGTCGCTTGTTCGAGCAGTACTGAGGCTTCAGTTCCGCACTTGCCACCAACGATCCCATCTAAGCCCCAATGCCCCGATCCGATCGCTAGTTGCTCCGGCGAGAGCATCTTgcagatactcagatacatCAGGTGCTCTTCAAGCTCCTCTCTTGCGCCCAAAAGCTTGCTGAAAAAGCTCTGAGCTATTGCTAATTGAATGGACAATAGAGCGGGTAAAACAGATCACTGGCTTGCACCGAATTGGGGATGCTCTTTGATAAAAAATAGCCTCAAAGAAATTGGTTATTGACCCTTTTAATTATCcataaaaatcttttaaaaataaactataaaatCTATTAAAAACCTACAATGAAAAATGAgctttttctattttaaacAACATTTCCAAACATTGACCTTTAAAATTAGAAACACGGCCAAGCAAATACCATCTATATCCATAAAAAATATCTCATTTAAGCCACGTC
Coding sequences:
- the LOC6496328 gene encoding dnaJ homolog subfamily C member 11 — protein: MASDHEESDAELEENYYTFLNLPRDATAEQINTAYRKQSRIYHPDKHLDPDSKKKAEIMFNRTKRAYEVLSDPHQRAIYDSVGEKGLRTEGWEIVHRTKTPAEIREEYERLAQAAAERRLQQRTNPRGNITINVNATEIFAPYDDTEMPRVEIGSMSIAQSIEAPITRKDMIIMSGNLYSSNGNGSGGFVVAGRRLLNKGWLELCAGAGNGFLLGLKGGRTLTQKLTLNGGTNLNFRDNGVIPALFSTLAVQLDKHTMGSLTLNAGPQSSMSTQIDHSKENYSLSTSFVIGTPHVYFGLSYTRKLMENELKLKLATKVGTFGFLGEYGLEKKVSKYSSVTATVSIGVPSGVILKFKILRSNQSYVFPIHLSDEIVPAAVFYASVTPVIAWFFIKKTVMDPMEAEKKSIEVERTKRQNEQRLSAKRQEASAAVHLMQRTYNRIMTEELERMGLIVTRAIYGCTVEGSTQFKPEQSLDVTIPIQCLVKDGTLQLYESSKSDLPGFYDPSIGDEKILRIEYTYQNQFQIINVKDNEALRLPMPG
- the LOC6496329 gene encoding beta-1,4-N-acetylgalactosaminyltransferase bre-4, whose product is MIGFTRANLIRFVAGAICLLLVVNFLGFRTDGASGTSLSKLSIRRVHKYAHIYGNSSKLPAAPLAMSKEREQLLEGGPNSTSTTVIATANFTSIPQDLSHIPLSTYKALPMGRKTSSALHANCTDPDPRDGGPITPNTTLESLDIIEAELGPLLRPGGAFQPDKCNAQHHVAIVVPFRDRYAHLSVFLRNIHPFLMKQRIAYRIFIVEQTNGKPFNRAAMMNIGFLEALKVFQWDCFIFHDVDLLPLDDRNLYNCPRQPRHMSVAIDTLNFKLPYRSIFGGVSAMTREHFQAVNGFSNSFFGWGGEDDDMSNRLKHANLFISRYPVNIARYKMLKHQKEKANPKRYENLQNGMSKIESDGINSIKYVIYSIKEFPTFTWYLAELKNSERKS
- the LOC6494223 gene encoding uncharacterized protein LOC6494223; this translates as MQYSSSSENYSSSLRDKPSKWGKNDKNYSYKKSSYQYSSSADNNVSYQGKPADQNIDQLDALLEDLKQERQNTSRDRELLPSNGTSYRTLERTDPSGTVTRTTRVVKTSKHSGSGGQQPFIDDVETFNPTDYSTLQSTAKYSSLKRDEFQTRDKPYSLAPSPSGGHYESKKIYESNRTINNNLELLPGTTSTQTVTSGTTIDKELQDIALSDGILPAPGTKVTTTVRTYTYEIPATGPGSNTSTINRSHNLSNSNTLSSSYKLHESHNSSQNYSQLSPVPHTSHVPQTVVYNTESYSTLNKPNDRPLVTNQSYEIREHKETTTRGVSPQPRQLPLGSGPAGTPPGNRTVVYNIHKTDHVNTINELPPQQRYPAPHSPAHSPNYGGPHSPPLQPGVNRYYYKETETSNTVNSIHGPPNGGAPYEPQPAPLKQLPPINAYPPQHPPNGNGYPPNSTTYSYKYSSTTNTNNRRGPDFGSPSPFPVDGVEYPVNANPPQRVDDLMQSFGTTTDHVDTLETPVRKREIETAVASPNQQHVPSVNKAGKEVYYPPGHDTIIMKREEMHAGSASGGRWAKGSGMYEYESGSKSKTKTKSGGAVVPVCLPLCCAMPCSIM